One part of the Stigmatopora argus isolate UIUO_Sarg chromosome 8, RoL_Sarg_1.0, whole genome shotgun sequence genome encodes these proteins:
- the bloc1s2 gene encoding biogenesis of lysosome-related organelles complex 1 subunit 2 isoform X2, with translation MFEKMAIFLQGELTATCEDYRLLENMNKLTSLKYMEMKDISINISRNLQDLNNKYASLQPYLDQINQIEEQVSSLEQAAYKLDAYSKKLEARFKKLEKR, from the exons ATGTTTGAAAAAATGGCCATATTTCTTCAAGGAGAACTCACAG CCACTTGCGAGGATTATCGTTTGTTGGAGAACATGAACAAGCTTACGAGTCTGAAATACATGGAGATGAAAGACATCAGCATCAACATCAGTCGAAACTTGCAGGACCTTAACAATAAAT ATGCTAGCCTCCAGCCCTACCTGGACCAAATAAATCAGATTGAAGAGCAAGTGTCTTCATTGGAACAAGCTGCTTATAAACTAGATGCGTATTCCAAAAAACTAG AGGCCAGATTCAAGAAACTGGAGAAGCGATGA
- the bloc1s2 gene encoding biogenesis of lysosome-related organelles complex 1 subunit 2 isoform X1 gives MSHDSCDRKRRGCLNKHKMAAVGDDAAAMDSISRSPGAHSTLLNDPVDSRNTEKSVEDVNDAPVPLVKKPNNNSDGGVETAEEAVEPAEPDINELCGDMFEKMAIFLQGELTATCEDYRLLENMNKLTSLKYMEMKDISINISRNLQDLNNKYASLQPYLDQINQIEEQVSSLEQAAYKLDAYSKKLEARFKKLEKR, from the exons ATGTCACATGACTCATGTGACAGAAAGAGGCGGGGCTGTCtgaataaacacaaaatggccgccgtcGGAGATGATGCCGCTGCAATGGACAGCATTTCACGGTCGCCTGGGGCCCATTCAACGCTCCTTAACGATCCCGTGGATTCAAGAAATACGGAGAAAAGTGTAGAGGACGTGAACGATGCACCGGTGCCTCTGGttaaaaaacccaacaacaatA GTGACGGGGGGGTGGAAACGGCAGAAGAAGCTGTGGAGCCAGCAGAGCCTGACATCAATGAGTTGTGTGGCGACATGTTTGAAAAAATGGCCATATTTCTTCAAGGAGAACTCACAG CCACTTGCGAGGATTATCGTTTGTTGGAGAACATGAACAAGCTTACGAGTCTGAAATACATGGAGATGAAAGACATCAGCATCAACATCAGTCGAAACTTGCAGGACCTTAACAATAAAT ATGCTAGCCTCCAGCCCTACCTGGACCAAATAAATCAGATTGAAGAGCAAGTGTCTTCATTGGAACAAGCTGCTTATAAACTAGATGCGTATTCCAAAAAACTAG AGGCCAGATTCAAGAAACTGGAGAAGCGATGA